Proteins from one Mucilaginibacter jinjuensis genomic window:
- a CDS encoding helix-turn-helix transcriptional regulator, translating to MQINFTSLPNRQSQLNLAYPKEFSGAAHIEQRTSSAAAEWGNMKIKELWFEGVCLFNSHFNVNTTSAMRLQCGSFCWVMNFVLDGELAVQSNTEDVNLTLEKGRYHTFYCSALDIDLVVNQPTEVFTICLTQRFIRKLLGKDILPENFEGGGQEPFTLVTTDEYRDGRFKVLIKEMVKAGQPDYIRRIFLEAKILELLSMQLERLENKQSSPGNFSKEDVSRLEEAKTLVEQNLQTPCSLIELARKTGLNDFKLKKGFKELFGHTVFGYLFELRMDSAYQLLKEGKTVGEVSEIVGYKNAHHFTSAFKKKYNLLPSQIGKILTFILSGYTFSALSAYFFE from the coding sequence ATGCAAATCAACTTTACATCTCTGCCTAACCGGCAATCACAGCTTAACCTGGCCTATCCAAAAGAATTTAGCGGGGCCGCACACATAGAACAACGCACCTCATCGGCAGCTGCCGAATGGGGAAATATGAAGATCAAAGAGTTATGGTTTGAAGGGGTATGCCTCTTTAACAGTCACTTTAATGTGAATACTACTTCGGCCATGCGATTGCAGTGCGGCAGCTTTTGCTGGGTAATGAATTTTGTGCTGGATGGAGAACTTGCTGTACAATCAAACACGGAAGATGTTAACCTAACCTTAGAGAAAGGCAGGTACCACACCTTTTATTGCTCAGCGCTCGATATTGACCTGGTTGTAAATCAACCGACTGAAGTATTTACCATTTGCCTCACCCAGCGTTTTATCCGCAAACTATTGGGCAAAGATATTTTACCCGAAAACTTTGAAGGCGGCGGCCAGGAACCATTCACCTTAGTAACTACCGACGAATACCGTGATGGCCGATTTAAGGTACTAATTAAAGAAATGGTAAAAGCCGGGCAGCCCGATTATATCCGCAGGATATTCCTGGAGGCCAAGATACTGGAGCTATTATCGATGCAACTGGAGCGGCTGGAAAACAAACAGTCATCGCCCGGAAACTTTAGTAAAGAAGATGTTTCGCGATTGGAAGAAGCCAAAACCCTGGTAGAGCAAAACCTGCAAACCCCCTGCTCGCTTATTGAACTGGCACGCAAAACCGGGTTAAATGATTTTAAGTTGAAGAAAGGTTTTAAAGAACTCTTCGGACATACGGTATTTGGGTATCTGTTTGAGTTACGGATGGACTCCGCATATCAACTCTTAAAAGAAGGTAAGACTGTAGGTGAAGTATCAGAAATTGTAGGATATAAGAATGCGCATCACTTTACCTCGGCATTTAAGAAGAAATACAACCTGTTACCTAGCCAAATAGGTAAAATATTGACTTTCATTTTAAGTGGATATACATTTAGTGCCTTAAGCGCCTACTTTTTTGAGTAG